In a genomic window of Agarivorans albus:
- a CDS encoding EAL domain-containing protein: MKGLRTFFVVNAFLFIALWIALVGVHVQLFKLDLARENQQINSLLSLQLTRIDQLNQEYLATLRDQHQLSFISTQLAVDNTLALVGAPQHWLVDLAEPSKTSMQTIAVDKFQVNFKPSFEFVSDGYLRLYLTIAALCAMGYMLTSLLYIRAMSRVKSKLKKLVNADRLVDEKPVLGAVGELIKDQKQQFTQQIRQQKHAIQQLEKQVALDPLTGQFNRHSFRQKMQEMLKTTPKDTVLFLVRASQLEEINKARGHQAGDDYIRDIAKIIDVNRKDYSSSSLFRLLGAEFALVLPKFPASRVSQVAQALKSSLNEYSNGKQMQSAAYTGVTELKSGDSIERVIARADAALAIAQSLSPNGWEIVLEDDETLESSELQWHSTISSLINKNNFRLASQAIQSLHRTMPAYHEVFIRFLSDNNQQLPTETTMVMAQRLGMILELEKATIGYILHTISGQNAEYRWGINLSKLILTDPDFCSWLTQQLLTYPNLKSRVVFELEEEILDMHLSNARKLFEVLRRNSCHTAISDFGNGIGSFKLFKELKPNYVKISSDLVQALESDKANQQFVSMLVEVSHRLGCQVIAQGVETLEQKQLLESMYVDSLQGYLISRPELIA, encoded by the coding sequence ATGAAAGGCCTTAGAACATTTTTTGTTGTAAATGCTTTTTTATTTATCGCGCTATGGATTGCGCTGGTGGGTGTTCATGTACAGTTGTTTAAACTTGATCTGGCCCGTGAAAATCAGCAGATTAACTCCCTGCTCTCTCTGCAATTGACCAGAATTGACCAGCTCAATCAAGAGTATCTAGCAACTTTACGTGATCAACACCAACTTAGTTTTATCTCTACACAGTTAGCTGTTGATAATACTTTGGCATTGGTTGGTGCGCCGCAGCACTGGTTAGTTGACTTAGCCGAACCTAGTAAAACATCAATGCAAACCATTGCAGTAGATAAGTTCCAAGTTAACTTTAAGCCCTCATTTGAATTTGTTAGTGACGGATACTTACGCCTCTATCTAACCATCGCAGCGCTTTGTGCAATGGGCTACATGTTAACCAGCCTTCTTTATATACGAGCTATGTCTCGGGTTAAAAGTAAGCTCAAAAAGCTGGTTAATGCCGATCGATTAGTTGATGAAAAGCCGGTGCTTGGTGCAGTTGGCGAGTTAATTAAGGATCAGAAACAGCAGTTTACTCAGCAAATCCGCCAACAAAAACATGCAATTCAACAATTAGAGAAGCAAGTTGCCCTAGACCCATTAACTGGCCAGTTTAATCGACACTCGTTCCGCCAAAAAATGCAGGAAATGTTAAAGACAACACCTAAAGATACGGTTTTGTTTTTGGTTAGAGCCTCGCAACTTGAAGAAATCAACAAAGCACGTGGTCACCAAGCTGGCGATGACTACATTAGAGATATCGCTAAGATCATCGATGTTAATCGCAAAGATTATTCATCAAGCAGCTTGTTTAGACTTTTGGGAGCTGAGTTTGCCCTGGTATTGCCTAAATTCCCAGCCAGCAGAGTTAGCCAAGTCGCTCAGGCACTAAAAAGCTCTCTAAACGAGTACAGCAACGGTAAGCAAATGCAAAGCGCAGCCTATACCGGCGTAACCGAGCTTAAAAGTGGTGACTCCATTGAACGAGTGATTGCTCGTGCTGATGCAGCCTTGGCTATTGCCCAAAGCCTATCTCCCAATGGTTGGGAAATAGTGCTCGAAGATGACGAAACATTAGAAAGTAGTGAACTACAATGGCACTCAACCATTAGCTCGCTTATTAACAAAAATAACTTCCGCCTAGCTTCACAAGCCATCCAGTCGTTGCATCGCACTATGCCGGCGTACCATGAAGTATTCATTCGTTTTTTGAGTGACAATAACCAGCAGCTTCCTACAGAAACAACCATGGTAATGGCACAACGCCTGGGCATGATATTAGAGCTAGAAAAAGCAACAATTGGCTACATCTTGCATACCATCTCTGGACAAAACGCTGAATACCGCTGGGGGATAAACCTAAGTAAACTTATCTTAACTGACCCAGATTTTTGTTCTTGGCTAACCCAACAGCTACTTACCTACCCTAATTTAAAATCTCGGGTTGTTTTTGAGCTAGAAGAAGAAATTTTGGATATGCATTTGAGCAACGCCAGAAAGCTGTTTGAAGTACTTCGCCGAAACAGTTGCCACACTGCAATTTCAGATTTTGGTAACGGTATTGGCTCTTTTAAATTGTTTAAAGAGCTCAAGCCTAACTATGTGAAGATAAGTAGCGATTTAGTGCAAGCACTAGAAAGTGACAAAGCTAATCAGCAATTCGTGAGTATGCTGGTAGAGGTATCGCATCGTTTAGGTTGCCAAGTAATTGCTCAAGGTGTTGAAACCTTAGAGCAAAAACAGCTACTTGAATCTATGTATGTCGATAGCTTGCAGGGCTACTTAATTTCGCGTCCTGAGCTTATCGCTTAA
- the uvrB gene encoding excinuclease ABC subunit UvrB: MIGSRAVKKPFDLISEYKPAGDQPTAISSLIEGLEDGLAHQTLLGVTGSGKTFTVANVIAEQNRPTIVLAPNKTLAAQLYSEMKEFFPNNAVEFFVSYYDYYQPEAYVPTTDTFIEKDASVNSHIEQMRLSATKALLERRDVVLVASVSAIYGLGDPQSYLQMMLHLSVGDMIDQRAILRRLAELQYSRNDAAFQRSTFRVRGDVIDVFPAESDKNAVRIELFDGEVERLSSFDPLTGAEEAVMARVTIFPKTHYVTPRETILNAISSIKEELNERKKQLLDANKLIEEQRISQRTLFDIEMMNELGYCSGIENYSRYLSTRAPGEPPPTLLDYLPADGILIIDESHVTVPQIGAMYKGDRSRKENLVNYGFRLPSALDNRPLKFEEFEQIAPQTIFVSATPSNYELEKTNQEFVEQVVRPTGLLDPEIEVRPVNTQVDDLLSEIRIRTAIDERVLVTTLTKRMAEDLSEYLTEHQVKVRYLHSDIDTVERVEIIRDLRMGVFDVLVGINLLREGLDMPEVSLVAILDADKEGFLRSERSLIQTIGRAARHPQGKAILYGDKITGSMERAIGENNRRREIQHQFNLDNGIVPQKLNKKVVDISNFGKSKVLQAAEPKAKYAALTPEIMLKNIAQLEKQMINHAKELEFEQAAAVRDEINELQEQLVKMS, from the coding sequence ATGATTGGTAGTAGAGCAGTGAAAAAACCATTTGATCTAATATCGGAATACAAACCGGCAGGGGATCAGCCAACGGCTATATCAAGTCTAATAGAAGGCTTAGAAGATGGGCTTGCTCATCAAACGCTATTAGGGGTTACCGGTTCAGGTAAAACATTTACAGTAGCGAATGTTATCGCAGAGCAAAATAGACCAACCATAGTTTTAGCGCCAAACAAAACTTTAGCCGCTCAGCTTTATAGCGAAATGAAAGAGTTCTTCCCTAATAATGCGGTAGAGTTTTTTGTTTCTTACTATGACTACTATCAACCTGAAGCCTATGTGCCGACCACTGACACATTCATAGAGAAAGACGCATCAGTTAACTCTCACATCGAACAAATGCGGCTGTCTGCCACTAAGGCCTTATTAGAACGACGTGACGTGGTATTGGTAGCCTCGGTGTCGGCCATTTACGGTTTAGGTGATCCTCAGTCCTATTTACAAATGATGTTGCACCTAAGTGTTGGCGATATGATTGACCAACGCGCCATTCTTCGCCGACTGGCAGAGCTACAATATTCGCGTAATGATGCTGCCTTCCAGCGTTCTACCTTCAGGGTTCGCGGAGACGTGATTGACGTATTTCCAGCAGAGTCTGACAAAAATGCAGTAAGAATTGAATTGTTCGATGGCGAAGTAGAACGGCTCAGCAGCTTTGACCCACTAACTGGGGCTGAAGAGGCGGTAATGGCAAGGGTGACTATTTTCCCTAAGACCCACTATGTAACGCCGCGAGAAACCATTCTTAATGCCATCTCCTCAATTAAAGAAGAGTTAAACGAGCGCAAAAAACAGCTATTAGATGCTAACAAGTTAATAGAAGAGCAACGAATTTCTCAGCGTACATTGTTCGATATCGAAATGATGAACGAACTAGGGTATTGCTCGGGTATCGAAAACTATTCTCGTTACTTATCGACTCGCGCACCAGGCGAGCCACCACCAACATTATTAGATTATTTACCCGCCGACGGTATCCTCATTATCGACGAATCACACGTAACCGTGCCTCAAATTGGCGCAATGTATAAAGGTGACCGCTCGCGCAAAGAAAATTTGGTTAACTACGGATTCCGTTTACCTTCTGCGTTAGATAATCGACCTCTTAAGTTTGAAGAGTTTGAGCAAATAGCACCACAGACCATATTTGTATCAGCTACGCCAAGTAATTATGAGTTAGAAAAAACCAACCAAGAATTTGTTGAGCAAGTAGTTAGGCCCACAGGTTTATTAGACCCAGAAATAGAAGTTCGCCCAGTAAATACTCAAGTCGACGATTTGTTGTCAGAAATTCGTATACGCACGGCAATCGATGAACGGGTATTGGTGACCACGCTTACCAAAAGAATGGCCGAAGATCTAAGTGAATACCTCACTGAGCATCAAGTGAAAGTGCGTTATTTGCACTCGGATATTGATACCGTAGAAAGGGTAGAGATCATTCGTGATTTGCGTATGGGAGTATTTGATGTGCTTGTGGGCATTAACTTGTTACGAGAAGGCCTCGATATGCCAGAGGTATCGCTGGTAGCGATTCTAGATGCCGATAAAGAAGGCTTCCTTCGCTCAGAGCGGTCTTTAATTCAAACCATTGGCCGGGCGGCGCGTCATCCTCAGGGGAAAGCGATTCTTTATGGCGACAAGATCACCGGCTCTATGGAACGAGCAATTGGTGAGAATAATCGACGCAGAGAAATCCAGCATCAGTTCAACCTAGATAACGGTATAGTTCCGCAGAAACTTAACAAGAAAGTGGTTGATATTAGCAACTTTGGGAAGAGTAAAGTACTTCAAGCGGCAGAGCCAAAAGCTAAGTACGCAGCACTTACGCCTGAAATTATGTTGAAGAATATTGCGCAACTAGAAAAGCAAATGATCAATCATGCAAAAGAGTTAGAGTTTGAACAGGCTGCAGCGGTAAGAGATGAAATAAATGAGTTGCAAGAGCAACTGGTAAAAATGAGTTAG
- the tpiA gene encoding triose-phosphate isomerase: protein MRTPLVMGNWKLNGTKDSVTALVNGLIEPAKAATNVQTAICPPVVFLGQVEALVGDAPIAYGAQDASVNTSGAFTGENSPVMLKEFGCTYNLVGHSERRQYHNETDAVVAAKFKAIQENQLVPVLCIGETLEENEAGKTEAVVETQLKAVIDLCGVEALENAVIAYEPVWAIGTGKSATSEQAQAIHAHIRSWLAAQSATVAEKVQILYGGSVKAATAKELFSQPDIDGALVGGASLMAEEFGAIIAAAN from the coding sequence ATGAGAACACCTCTTGTAATGGGTAACTGGAAACTAAACGGTACTAAAGATTCTGTTACCGCATTAGTAAATGGCTTAATCGAACCAGCTAAAGCAGCTACTAACGTGCAAACTGCAATTTGCCCACCAGTAGTATTTTTAGGTCAAGTTGAAGCCTTAGTGGGTGATGCTCCAATCGCTTACGGTGCACAAGATGCAAGCGTAAACACCTCTGGTGCATTCACTGGTGAAAACTCTCCAGTAATGTTGAAAGAATTTGGTTGTACTTACAACCTAGTGGGCCACAGCGAGCGTCGTCAGTACCACAACGAAACTGATGCTGTAGTTGCTGCTAAATTCAAAGCGATTCAAGAAAACCAACTAGTACCTGTACTATGTATTGGTGAAACTCTTGAAGAAAACGAAGCAGGTAAAACAGAAGCTGTAGTTGAAACTCAGCTTAAAGCTGTTATCGACCTTTGTGGTGTTGAAGCATTAGAAAATGCTGTTATCGCTTACGAGCCTGTTTGGGCTATCGGTACTGGTAAATCTGCTACTTCTGAGCAAGCTCAAGCTATTCACGCTCACATTCGTAGCTGGTTAGCAGCGCAAAGTGCAACTGTTGCTGAAAAAGTTCAAATTCTTTACGGTGGTAGTGTTAAAGCTGCTACGGCTAAAGAGCTTTTCTCTCAACCAGACATTGATGGCGCGCTAGTTGGCGGTGCTTCTCTTATGGCTGAAGAGTTTGGCGCAATTATCGCTGCAGCAAACTAA
- a CDS encoding ElyC/SanA/YdcF family protein, with translation MDLSLGFIVKKWLGSLLMPLNISLFFLLLSFYFGITKRPYRAAATLVPALAILLVTSNPWWVNQQLLENERVLKAPSQLVDSFDFVVVLGGGHISDPMLSPTEQLSRSSFARITKGIELSLVNPQSRLIVSGYGGSDPNSNAELMEKVARQANIPPANIITIPKAKDTEQEAAVIATYIGQRPTALVTSATHMKRALQHFNKYSSNISPVPTDYLGKEVQGEQRLYEFLPDARFIHRYDALWHEKLGIWWQKIRTYFS, from the coding sequence ATGGATTTAAGTTTAGGTTTTATCGTAAAAAAATGGTTAGGCTCGCTACTGATGCCGCTTAACATTTCGTTGTTCTTTTTGTTGCTCTCTTTTTATTTCGGCATAACAAAACGTCCCTACCGCGCTGCAGCGACTTTAGTCCCTGCTTTGGCAATATTGTTGGTTACCAGCAACCCTTGGTGGGTAAATCAACAGTTGCTAGAAAATGAACGAGTATTAAAGGCGCCAAGTCAGCTTGTCGATAGTTTCGACTTTGTAGTGGTACTAGGCGGTGGTCATATTAGTGATCCAATGCTCTCGCCTACTGAGCAGCTTAGTCGCTCATCGTTTGCGCGTATCACAAAAGGGATTGAGTTAAGTTTAGTTAATCCCCAGAGCCGTTTAATTGTATCGGGCTATGGCGGCAGCGATCCAAACAGCAATGCTGAGCTTATGGAAAAAGTAGCAAGGCAAGCTAACATTCCTCCTGCCAACATTATTACCATTCCTAAAGCTAAAGATACCGAGCAAGAAGCTGCCGTGATTGCTACCTACATAGGACAACGCCCTACCGCGTTGGTGACTAGCGCTACTCATATGAAGCGTGCACTGCAACATTTCAACAAGTACTCAAGCAATATTAGCCCTGTACCTACTGATTACCTTGGAAAAGAAGTTCAAGGAGAACAACGGCTTTATGAGTTTTTGCCCGATGCGCGCTTTATTCATAGGTACGATGCTTTATGGCACGAAAAACTTGGGATTTGGTGGCAAAAAATACGTACTTATTTTTCTTAA
- a CDS encoding amino acid aminotransferase has protein sequence MFERVSAAPADPILGLTEAFKADARPNKINLGVGIYKNEAGQTPVLATVKIAEKRLLENEATKSYLSIEGNPAYGKEVQKLLFGEDSEIVASQRGFTAQSPGGTGALHNAAEFAYNHLGVRTVWVSNPTWANHGNIFKALGLEVKAYDYYNAETKDLDFDAMVTSLEQVAEGDLVLFHGCCHNPTGIDPTQAQWEQLASLTAAKKALPLFDFAYQGFATGVEEDAAGLRIFAKQIKELLVASSFSKNFGLYNERVGAFTLVAADKEQGATAFSQVKAGIRANYSNPPSHGAAVVTTILQDAELKAQWVAEVAEMRDRIKEMRDLFVATLAAKGATGDYSFIQRQNGMFSFSGLSKEQVQTLKEEHGVYIVGSGRISVAGMTKDNMEALCAAIAAVV, from the coding sequence ATGTTTGAGCGCGTATCCGCAGCCCCCGCAGATCCAATCTTAGGATTAACTGAAGCTTTTAAAGCTGACGCCCGTCCTAACAAAATCAATCTTGGTGTTGGCATTTACAAGAATGAAGCAGGTCAAACCCCGGTTTTAGCTACCGTTAAAATCGCCGAAAAACGTCTTTTAGAAAACGAAGCCACTAAATCTTACCTTAGTATCGAAGGTAACCCGGCTTACGGAAAAGAAGTTCAAAAGTTACTTTTTGGTGAAGACAGTGAAATCGTAGCTAGCCAACGCGGATTTACCGCTCAATCTCCTGGCGGAACTGGCGCTCTACATAACGCGGCTGAATTTGCTTACAACCATTTGGGTGTGCGCACTGTTTGGGTAAGCAACCCAACGTGGGCTAACCACGGCAACATCTTTAAAGCGCTTGGCTTAGAAGTTAAAGCATACGACTACTACAATGCTGAAACTAAAGACCTTGACTTTGACGCAATGGTAACGTCTTTAGAGCAAGTTGCAGAAGGCGACTTGGTGCTATTCCACGGTTGTTGTCACAACCCAACGGGTATCGACCCTACTCAAGCACAATGGGAACAGCTAGCCAGCTTAACTGCAGCTAAAAAAGCACTGCCTTTGTTCGATTTTGCTTACCAAGGTTTTGCCACTGGCGTTGAAGAAGATGCAGCAGGTTTACGTATCTTCGCTAAACAGATTAAAGAACTACTTGTAGCCAGTTCTTTCTCTAAGAACTTTGGTTTATACAACGAACGTGTTGGTGCATTTACCTTAGTTGCTGCTGATAAAGAGCAAGGTGCAACAGCCTTTAGCCAAGTTAAAGCTGGTATTCGTGCAAACTACTCAAACCCACCATCACATGGTGCTGCGGTAGTAACCACTATTTTGCAAGATGCTGAGTTAAAAGCGCAATGGGTAGCAGAAGTAGCTGAAATGCGTGACCGTATTAAAGAAATGCGCGATTTGTTCGTAGCAACTTTAGCCGCTAAAGGCGCAACTGGTGATTACAGCTTTATTCAACGCCAAAACGGTATGTTCTCATTCTCTGGTTTATCGAAAGAGCAAGTACAAACCTTAAAAGAAGAACATGGCGTATACATCGTTGGTTCTGGTCGTATTAGCGTAGCAGGTATGACTAAAGACAACATGGAAGCGCTTTGTGCTGCTATTGCCGCAGTAGTATAA